CAACCGCGTCGAGACGGGCGCGGCTGTCGCGGTGAAATGGCTCAACCGGGTCAAGACGGCCGGCTCGGTAGCCGCGGGCATCGCGGCCGGGCCGCTGGGCATCACCGGCTCGGCGCTGGTCGCCGGCGGTTACACCTTTGTCCAGGAGGGCGCCCAGAACGCGTCGGCCCTGGCCCACGGGCAACGCACGGATCTCGGGCTGGCCGGCCTGGTCAAGCAGGCGGGGGTGGCGACCGTGCTCGGCCTGCTCGGCGGCGCGCTGCAGACCCGGTTCCAGGCCGCCCTGTCGGCGCGGCTCGCCCAGGCGACCGGCACCGCCGGCGGAGCCTTGCGCGAGTGGGGCACCAGTGCGGGCGCGGCCGGGCTGACGCAGGTCTACCAGACGGCCGCTGAACTAGCGTTGAACGCGGTGGTCAACGGACAGGCCGTGCCCACCAGCGCGGATCAACTCGCCGACCTGGTCATCGACAAGGTGCTCGAGGGTGCGGTGATGGACGTCGCGCTCAAAGGACCCTCGGCCCGGGTCGCCCGGGAGTACCAGGCTTGGCGGGCCGGCCGGAGCGCCCCGGTCATCACCGGTCCCGGCGCCGGTCCGGAAGTGAAACCGGCTGGTGGTCAGAGAAAGTCGACCGATCTGCCGGACGCCCGGACGATGCCCGATGACGTGGCCCGACGGTTGCTGCGCGAGGGTGGTGGCTGGGAGCGGCTGCACACCGAGCTGCGCACCGGCTCCGGTCTCGGCCAGGGCTTGACCGTGCCCGAACGGCAAGCCCTGATCAGCCGGTTCGAGACCACCCGGGAGCTGCTGGCTCGCGATGTCGCCGCGGTGTTCGACGGCACCGTGTCGATCACTGAGGGCGATGGTGGCCGCCGGCTCGAGGTCCGGTTCACCGGCGACGGGGCGGCGCAGCACGTGGCCGAGGCCAGGGCCTACCTGGACACCAAGCATCCAGGCTGGGCCACGGAGACCGGCGTCGTCCTGGACGCCGGACCCAAGGCCACCGGCGCCGGTCCCCGATCCGAGCGGCTGGCCGCCGCCCTGGAACATGTCTCCCCCCGGGCCCGCCGGCTGGCCGCCCGGCTCACCCCGCTGTACGAACGGTGGACCGGCCTGGATGCCGCGCAACGCCTGGAGCTGCTGGTCGGGGTGGTGAACGAACAACTGCGGGCGGCGGGGATCCCGGAGGTCAACGCCGGATTCGGCAGTCGCGGGGCCGCCGAGAACGGGCGGTTCGTGCCCAAGCACTGGGAGCTGCAGATCAACGCGGCCCTGCTCAAGGGCCACACCCAGACTCCGGAGCAGTTCGCCAAGGCCTGCGAGATCGCCATCCACGAGGGCCATCACGCGATCCAGACGTTCCGCGCGGCCCGGACCAATCCGGTCATGGCCGAGCAACACCTGGATGCCGTCGCCTTCAAGGCAGTGATGGACGCGAACCGTCCCGGGGCCAAGGCCGAACCGATCAAACTGTCGTCGTTGGAATGGGTCGAAGCCGCGCAGGTCCGCGAGAGCATGTGGGGCAGTGGAAAGGCCTACAACGAGCAGGTCTACGCGCGGATGGACGCCGCCGACGAGGCGCTCACCAAGGCCGGCGACCTGTGGCGGCTGTACACCAACCTGCCCAGCGGGTCGGCCGAAAAGCGCCTGGCCGCAGCCCGTTTCATCGAGGCTACGCGTGCCCGGGACGTCGCCCACGACGAGTACATGAACCTGCCCGAGGAGGTGGAAGCCTGGCGGTTGGGGCTGGAGACCAAGGCGGCGGTCGCCGAGCGGCTCCGGCTCGACGCGTCGATCACCCAGGCCCGCGCCCGCCTGGCCGCCGCGCACGACGCCGCCTCCGGCCTGGAAGATCCGTTCCTGCAGCAGATGCTGGACCCGCAGAACCCGCCGACGGCGGCGGCCCAGGAGGCCCTGCAACGGGCGCTCAAGGTCGAACGGGCCTCGCGCACCGCGCTGCGCATCCTGATCGAGCGGCGGGCGCGGCTGGCGCTGCGGGGGTGATCGTGGGTTCCGATCCGGTCGACGGGCCGGGCCCGGTTGCACGAACGACAGCCGCGCGTGACCATGATGGGCAATTCGGACAAATCTGGAGTCTTCATGACCGATCAACGGGCCGACTTCTCGAGCCTCACCGCGCTGTTCATCAACACGACGTTGACCAGATCCCCGGGCATCAGCCACACCCAACGGCTCATCGACATCAGCGCCGGCATCATGGCCAAGCAGGGGGTGACGGTAGACCAGTTCCGGGCCGTCGACCACCGGATCGCGACCGGGGTCTACCCGGACATGCGAGAGCACGGGTGGGAGGTCGATGAGTGGCCGGAGCTGTTCCCGCGTGTGCTGGCCGCCGACATCCTGGTGATCGGCGGACCGATCTGGTTGGGGGACAACAGCAGTGAAACCAAGAAGATCATCGAACGGCTCTATGCCCATTCGGGCGAGCTCAACGACAAGGGCCAGTGGCTGTACTACGGGCGGGTCGGTGGCTGCCTGATCACCGGGAACGAGGACGGCATCAAACACTGCGCGTCCAACGTCCTGTACAGCCTGCAGCACATCGGCTACAGCATCCCGCCGCAGGCTGACGCCGGATGGATCGGCGAGGCCGGCCCGGGACCCAGTTACGGCGACCTGCTCGAGGACGGCACCCGGGCCGGCGTCGAGAACGACTTCACCAACCGCAACACGACCTTCATGACCTGGAACCTGTTGCAGTTGGCCGCCGTGCTCCGGCAGGCCGGCGGGTTTCCGGCCTTTGGCAACCAACGCAAGGAGTGGGACGCCGGCACCCGCTTCGACTTCGAGAACCCCGAATATCGCTCCTAGCGGACACGCTGACCGTCCAGGCGTGCTCACGCGGACGGGTGCTCCCGCCCGGCTCATCGGGCGAGGGGCGCGACCCAGGCGAGCCAGGTCCTGGGTCCGCTCGTCGATCCCGACGGCGATGAACCGGCTCAGCATGCCGCTGGGATCCAGCACGCCGAGCGCGGCGTAGTCGGCATCGACCAGCTCGCGGGCGGCCGGATCAGACGCTGTGCGGATGGAGCTGCTCGCTGAGCCGGTGCGCGATCCGCACGGCGGCGCGCGCCTGGTCCATGCCGGCCGCGGCGGCCTGCAGATGGTTGGCCACCCGCGTGCAGACGAACTCCGGCGTCACCGAGCTGTCCTCCTGGTCCAGCCGGACCCCCTCGGCGCCGTCGGGCAAGTTCTCCGCGCTGGCGGACAAACGCCGGCTGTAGGCGCTGAGGGCGCCGATCAGCTCGTCGAGATGGCCCAGGGCTCGGTGCAACCCGGCAAGGTCGGTGGGCAGGTCGGTGCCGGCCTGCTGGATGCCGGTCGCGGCGGTGATCAGTGCTCGGCTGTTCATGTGGTGTTCGGGCTCCTCGGTGGGGTTTCTGATCCGTTGATGACCCTCCGACCGGTGGCCATCGCCAGCGAACCGGCTTCCGTTCCCGATTCCCCGCGGGACTGCTGGGTCGGACCGCCGTCCCGGGTGCAGTACGACTATCCATCGACCGGCCCGGCGGGGACAGGGTCGAAGGTCTCGGCTCCGGCGGGGCGTCCGGAACGGTGGCGCGGGCCGCGTCGGTCGAGCGAGCGTCGAGCGGTGGAGACGGGAGTGTTGTCGGGAGGTGGTTCCTGTGGCGAACCACCTCAGGTGGGGGCATCCTGAGCGCGCGGGCAGGACTGGCGCACCGCGAACGCGGCCTGATCCGGCGGGTCGCCGACAGATGGAGAGACCCCGTGGGCAATCGGCGCCAGATGAGCGGTCGGCAGGGCGGATCTCGGTCGGGGCTCGGCGATGACCGGATGACCGGTTCGCCGGACGTTCCGGGCCCGTCGGGGGGCGCACCAGCACCGGTGGCCATCCCTGGTCTGTCCGTGCCGACGCCCGATGGCCACGCGATCCGACGCCTGGCCCGGACGGACGATCCTCTGGGTGGATCACCGATCGACGCCGATCTGAGCGCGGCGCTCGGACGCCGCCGCGGCCGCGGACGGCCGTTGCCCGACGGCATCGCCCGTTCCATCAGCGACGCGGTGGGCGCCGATCCGGAGCGTGTCCGAATCCACACCGGCGCCGAGCCGGCTGCGCTCGCGCGATCGGTCCAGGCGGTTGCCTTCACCCAGGGCTCGGACATCTATTTCGGGTCCGGCGCCTTCTCCCCGCACACCGTTGCCGGACAACGCGTACTCGCGCACGAGTTGGCGCATACGGTCCAACCGGCCGCCGGCGCCGGCGGGATCGTCGGTCGGGCGGCCGACCCGGCCGAGGCCGACGCCGATCGGCGGGCCGACACCGCCCTGCGGCGGTTGCAGCGGCGGGCCGGCGTCGATGCCGAGGGCCGGGTGCCCGAGGCGGACCGGCCACGGGAGCGAGCCGGGTCAACCGCCGGTATCCGCCGCCTGGTCGGTTTCGAGGTCGAGATCAGTGTCCCGACAATCGCTGTCGGGACATCGACACCGGTGCTGGCGGCCGGGGTCAACCCACCGGCACCGGAGATCGGGAACTTCTTCGGGGGCGGGCTGACCTACAAGCAGGAACTCGGGTCCATCGACGGACCCGACCGAACCAAGATCACGCTGACGCCGGACCACAATCAGTTGGAGGGCAAGGGGGCGGAGGTCTTCGCCGCGCTCAAGGAGATGAGTCCGCGGGCTCTCGCCGGGGCCACGTACGTCCCCCTGAGCAACCTCGAGTACGGCACTCCGGCGCTCGACGAGCTGGCTCCAGGCTCCGATGCGCGCTTTCAGGCAATGGCGAGCGCCATCGACGCGCACACCAAGACGATCATGGACGCCGACCCGCAACACGTGCTGAGCGCGATCCCGAATGCGCGCGGGTTCCGGGCGGGTGCGCCGCAGAAGTTGATCGGCACCTGGCTGTCCGGGGTGCCCAAATCCGAACGCTTCAAGACGGCGTGGAACGAGATGGCCAAGCTGATCAAGTGGGAGATGTACGTGCAGGCGACGGTCGGCATCATGCCGACGGGGCTGGCCAGCCTGTACGCGCAGCAGGCCAAGGACATGCAGGCCGATCCGGATGCTCCGGACAGCGCGCTGGCCGCCATCAAGGACGGGATGGACGCGATCGCGGCGCTGTCGGCCACCTTCGATACCCAGCCGTTCGTGACCGACCTCAAGCTCAAGCCCGGCGATGTGCAGGCGTTGCGCGGGGTGCTGACCATGGCGGCCTCCTACGCGGTCGGAAACGCACTGGGCAGAACCAGCTTGATGAGCGATACGTCGAAGAACAGCGTCCAGATGCTGCTCAAGCTGGCGCGGACCGGCCTGGTGGTCGACGCGCTGCCCACCTACCTGAAGAAATTCAAGGGTGCGGGAGCCAATGAGAAGGTGGTGGCGCTCATCGACCGGGCCGCGACGTGGATCCATCAGATGCCGCAGACCTGGCTGGATCACTGGACCGACGAACCGTATGAGGCCGAGGTGACCAGGGAGCCCATCTACGGTCGTCCCACGATGGATCCGGTGGATGCGACCAAGGCTCTGATCACGGACATGCTCACCGGAACGGCCACCATTCCGGTGATCGGCCCGGGCGATGAAGGACGCCTGCCCAAGAACGATGCCGCGCCGGCGGCCGTGGCGGCCGCCTCGGGGGCCCAACAGGGGATCCCGCTCGAGTTCCGGTGGATCACCGAATTCCCGGACGGGCCCGGTGAACTCTGGAAGGTGTTCGCATCGGTCCTGCGGGACGTCCGCGCCGCCAATCTGGCGTTGATCCCCGAGTCGGACGCCGCGCCGATCCTGGCCGCGGTGAAGAAACCGTGACGGCCGGCGACCCGCTCGCGACCACCTACAACGCCACGATGATCTGCACCAGCAGCACCTTGGCGATCATCTGGATGGCGAACAGGGCGGTGAACCCGGCGTCCATCCGATCGTCGTCGACCTTGGCATTGCCGTAGGCCAGGATGGCCGGCTGGCTGATGAAGCCGGCCAGCAGGCCGGCGGCCCGCACCGGACTCGTGCCGAACATCCGGGCCACCACCACCATCAGCAGATCGGCCAGCACCACCACGATGACGCCGGTGACGACCACCCGCAGGCCCAGCCCGGTGAAGGCCTGCGAGGCGAACGCCTGCCCGGAGGCCAGCCCGGTCGCGGCCAGGAACAGCAGCAGGCCGAGCTGCCGGATGGTGAGGTTGGCCGAGTTCGGCAGTCCCCAGACGATCGGCCCGGTCCGCTCCAGCCGGCCCAGCACCATGCCGACGATCAGCGGGCCGGCCGCCGCGCCCAGGCTGAGCTTGATGCTGCCGGGCATCGGGATGGTGATCAACCCGATCAGCAGACCGAGAGCCAGGCCGATTCCCAGGCTCAGCGCGTCGACCTCGCTGACTTTGCGTTCGGAATCACCCAGGTAGTGCCCGACGTCGGACATGCACCGGCGGGGCACGACCACCCGCAACCGATCTCCCAACTCCACCACCAGGTCGTCGTAGGCGAGCAGTTCGGTGTCGCCCCGGCGCACCCGGGTGATGATGCCGTCGTAGCGCTGCGGGATGTCCAGGCTGCCGACGCTGCGCCCGGCGATCATCGGATTGGAGATCAGGATCCGCCGGTAGTCGACCTCCGAGCGGTCGTGCGCCAGATGGTGGCGGCATTTGCGCCCTAGGAAATCGCAGGCCGCGGCGGCCATCTCCGCCGGCGCGATCACCACCACCCGGTCGCCCGGCCGGAACTGCTCGTCCTCGTGGACGACCCGGGTCCGGTCGTCCCGCCGGAGGTAGGAGAACCGCACGAGATGCTGGGCGAACCCGGGCACCTCGCTCATCCGCACCGGCCGCTGCACCTCGATGGTGAAGTCGACCAGCGCCTGCGCGGCCAGCGGTGGCTGGTCCTTCGGACAGGGCCAACTGCGGTTCAGAATGACCGCCATCGCCACGATGGTGAGCACCACGCCGAACGGGTAGCTCAGTGCGTACCCGACCGCCGGTTCGTTGCTCGCCGCCTTGGCCGTCGCCGAGGCCAGCGCCGGAGTGCTGGTCAGGGCGCCGGCGAAGGTGCCGCCCTGGATCGCCGAACTCAGCCCCATCACCCGGCCGACGGCCATGATCACCGCGGTGGCGGCCGCGAGCACAACGATCGCGCTGAGCATCAGTGGCAGCTGCCGGCGCAGCGAGTGGAAGAACACCGAACCGGAGGCGAGACCGACGGTGTAGACGAACAGGGCCAGGCCGAGGGTGCGAACCAGATCCAGCCCCTGACCCAATCGCGGGTCGAGGGCACCGAACAGCAGGCCGACGAACAGCGCACCGGCCGGCCCGATCTTCACCGGGCCGAACGGGACGATGCCCAGCAGGGTGCCGAGCGCGACCACGACCATGATCGTCAGCAGGGGGCTGCCGGCCAGAACCTCGGTCATCGCGGCGACGCCAGCCCGTCGGCGCAGGGCACCTTTGCCATGATCGGGACGGTAGCGCCGGGACCGGCCGGGCGGAGGAGCCAAAGGTCCCGGGCCTGGTCAGGCCGGCGGCAGCCGGGTTCCGACGCGGAGCCGGCGCCGGTACTCGCGGGGCGTCAGGCCGGTCTCGGTCCGGAACTGACGGTTGAAGTTCGACAGGTTCTGATATCCGGCCTCGAAGCAGATGTCGGCGATCGGTCGGTCGGTCTGGAACAGCAGGGTGCAGGCCCGGATCACCCGCAGGCGGCGAACGGTGTCGGCGAAGCCGCGGCCGGCGGCGCGGGTGAAGAAGCGGGACAGGGCCGACGGAGTCATCCCGACGGTGCGGGCGGCCTCCTCGAGCCGGACCTCGCCCGCCAGGTTGTCGGTGATGTAGCGCAGCACGGCGTCGACCTTGCGCTGCCCGGGGGCATCGAGCGGGACGGCCGCGGTGGCTTGGGACAGTGGCCGCTGCTCGGCCCCAGGGGCCCGGGCGAGCAGGCTCAGCAGCCCGAAGATCCGTTGCAGCCGTTGCAGGCCACTGCTCTGGCCGACGCCTTCGAGTTCGACGGCCGCCTGCCGGGCAGTTGCCCCGGAGTATTCGATTCCGCGGTTGGCCGACTGGAACAGGTTGACTGCTTCCGCCGCCTCGGGCAGCACCAGGGCCAGCCGGCCAACCAGCTCGGGATGGATCTGCAGGACCACGTCGCGACCCGCGACCATTTCGTCGGGCTCGAGATCGGACAACCAATTGTGCGGCAATTGTGACCCGACCAGCACGAAATGCCCGGGACCGAACGGTCCGATGTAATCGCCCACGAAGGCGAGTCCGGTACTCCGACGGATCAGGTGCACTTCCACCTCGGGATGGGTGTGCCACCGCGCCAACGGGTGCGGGAAATCGTGCTGGTGCCATCGGACGCTGCTCTCCAGATCGGGCACCACGATTTCGCTGGCCGGGGAACGACCGGTCAACGGCGTGGCCGGATCGGGACCCGGTCGTCCCCGTGACGGCACCCGTACCTCCTCGCACGTCGGCCCGGCAATAGGCCGATCACTGGGCAGCTGATCGACCAGATGGTCTCCGACAGACTCTCTGCCGACAATTTAGTACCAGTTCTGCGGTTCTGACGCTATAGATCCAGGGGCGCACCAGCGCGACGATGGTCCTACTTCCGGCCCGGGTGAATGTCCGAAGTTTCGATCCCGGCCCGCCCCTTCGCGCACAATGAGGTGATTCCTGTGTCTTCCCGACTGCCCCGCTCCTTGATCTTCGGCTATGCCGCGATCGCGCTGTTCATGACCGGCGACGGATTCGAGCTGACATTCCTGGCCCGGTATCTGGTCGACCTGGGCTACACCCCGGTCGACGCCGCGCTGGCGTTCAGCGTGTACGGATTCGTGGCCGCGATCGCGGCCTGGTGTTCGGGCGTGATCGCCGAGATGTTCGGCGCCCGGCGAGTGATGGTGGTCGCCGGAATCGCCTGGCTGGTGTTGCAGGTCGTGCTGCTCAGCGTCGGTCTGAATTCGGGCAGCCTGCCGCTGATCCTGCTGATCTACGGCGCGCGGGCCGCGGCCTACCCGATGTTCATCTACTCCTTCGTGGTGCTGATCGCCCAGACCGTCGACCGGTCCCGGTTGGCCACCGCGATGGGCTGGTACTGGGCCGCCTACTCCCTGGGGATCGGCGTGCTGGGCACGTACTTGCCGAGCTGGCTGCTGCCCGTGCTGGGGGAGCAGCTGACGCTGTGGCTCGCGCTGCCCTGGGTGGCCTCCGGTGTGCTGCTGGCCGCCTGGAGCGCCCGCCGCTACGGCGGCACCGCCCAGACCGCCCAGACCGCGCCGACCGGCACCGAACCCGCGTCCCGGCTGCGCGAGTTGGCCCGGGGCGCCACCATTCTCGTCGAGAACCGGCCGATCCTGATCCTGGCCGTCGTCCGCGTCATCTGCAACCTCACCCTCTTCGGCTTCCCGGTGATCATGCCGCTGTACCTGTCGACGACCACCTACGACGGGGTCGGCGTGCTGGCCGTGACGCAGTGGATGCAGTTGTGGGGCCTGATGTTCGCCGTCACCATCGTGACCAACGTGCTGTGGGGCCGCATCGGTGACCGGTTCGGATGGATGCGCCAGATGCGCTGGTACGGCTGCGTGGGCTGCGCGGTCGCGACCCTGTCCTTCTACTACCTGCCGCAGTGGACCGGGCCGAACATGTGGGCGCTGTCGGCGGCCGCCGTCCTGCTCGCGGTGGCGGTGTCCGCGTTCGTGCCGATGGGGGCCGTCTTCCCGGCCCTGGCCCCCGGTCACACCGGAGCCGCGGTGTCCGCGCACAACCTGGCGGCCGGGGTGTCGACCTTCCTCGGCCCGGCCATCGCCATGGTGCTGCTGCCCATCGCCGGCATCGGCGGGGTCTGCTGGGCCTACGCAGTCCTGTACCTGATCGGTGCCGGCCTGACCGTCTTCGTCCGCCCCGATCAGCCCGGTATCAGGTCCCGGCGCCCGGTGCCGGCCACCGCCTCCGCCTCCGCCTCCGCCTCCGCCTCCGCCTCCGCATGACCCCGCACCCGTCCACCGATTACCTCCCCCCGATCCCGCCCTTGAAAGAAGCTTCGATGACCGCGACGACCAGCACCCAGCCCGCCCCGATCCCCACGACCGGATCAATGCGTCGGGCGGTGGCCGAGCCGAACGACGACGTACGGCTGGAAACGGCCGCGATTCCCACCCCGGCGCCGGGCGAGGTCCTCGTCCGCAGCACGCTGGTGGGGATCTGCGGATCCGACACCCATGCCCTGGCCGGCCACCACCCCTTCCTGACCAGCCGCTACCTGCCCGGCCACGAGGCAACCGGCACCGTCGTCGCGCTCGGCGACGGCATCGAGTCGCTGTTCGTCGGGCAGCGGGTCCTGCTCAAGCCCAACGTCGCCTGCGGCGACTGCGCGAACTGCGCCGCCGGCCGGTCCAATGCCTGTGCCCAGCTGTCCTGGATCGGCTGTGACCCCTCGCTGCATTGGGCCGGCGCGATGGCCGACTACTTCGTCGCGCCGGAGCGGAACCTGTTCCCGGTGCCGGACGGGGTCGACGACCGCACCGCGGTCCTCGTCGAATGCCTGGCCACACCCGTGCATGCGGTGCGCATCAGCGGCGACCTGACCGGCGCCCGGGTCGTGATCCTGGGCGCCGGCACCATCGGCGTGCTGTGTGTCGTCGCCGCCCGGCACGCCGGTGCCGGCGCCATGGTGGTCACCGACCTGGACCCGGGCAAGTTGGACCGGGCCAGGCGCGTCGGCGCCCACGGCGCGGTGCCGGCCGACGACCCGGCGGTGAACGAACGGGTCCTGGCCCAGTTGGGTGGCCCGGCGGACGTGGTGCTGGACTGCGTGACCAACGAACGATCGTTGAACCAGGCCGTGGCCCTGCTCCGGCGGGCCGGCACCCTGGCCGTGGTCGGGGTGCCGCCGCGGGACGCGACGCTGCCCATGCCGCTGATCCAGGACTGGGAGATTCGCGTTCAGGGATGCGCCGCCTACACCGAGGCCGATATCCGCACGGCCCTGCAGATCGCCACCGACGCAGGCCTGCCGACCGACGAGATCGTTGCGGCCACCTACGGTTTGGACGAGGTGGCGAGCGCCTTCGGGCAGGCCGCGGCCGACAGCTCCGGCAAGGTGCTCATCGCCCCGCCCCGGCGCGGTTGATCGACCCGCCCCCGGCCGGCCGGCGTCCCCTCGTGCTGCCGGCGAGGTGCGATTCCGGCCGGCGGCGGTGTCGGCGGCAAAGTGCCTGGCGGTGCCTGGGACTTTGCGTTTCACTAGAGGTCAGGCAGTACCGAGGTGTCGGGCACCCGACGGCCCGCGGCCCGACGGCAGAGATGAGGCGTCCGTGCGGCACGACGACGACGTCCCGAATCCGAATCCGGATCCGGATCCGGATCCGGCCGCGCGGCGGCCGGGCCGGCCCGGCCGGACGCGGCCATGACGCAGGAAGGTGGCGACGCGACCCCGGGCCCGCCGCATCATCTGCCGGCCGGAACGATGGTCGGCTCCTACCGGGTGGAGTCCCTGCTCGATCGCGGCGGCATGGCCTACGTCTACGAGGCCACCGACGTACGGCTCGACCGTCGGGTGGCGCTGAAGATCCTGGCCTGGCACGACCCGGACGGCTCGGACTTTCGCGAACGGTTCCTGCGTGAGTCCCGCTTCGCCGCCTCCCTGGACCATCCGAACATCGTGCCCATCTACGAGGCCGGCGAGACCGACGGGCTGCTCTACATCGCCATGCGGTTCGTGCGGGGCACCAACCTGTCCCGGCTGATCCGGCGCGACGGCCCGCTCGATCCGCAACGGGCCCTGGCCATTCTGGCGCCGGTGGCCGACGCCCTGGACCTGGCCCATGCCGCGGGACTGGTGCATCGGGACGTCAAGCCGGCCAACATCCTGCTGGCCGACTCCGGCGACGGACGGCAGCACGTCTACCTCAGCGATTTCGGCTTGACCAAGCGGGCCGCGGCCATGAGCCGGCTGACCGAAGCGGGCAGCTTCATCGGCACCATGGCCTACGTCTCCCCGGAACAGATCCGAGGTGAGCCGCTGGACGCGCGCAGCGACCTGTACGCGCTGGGCTGCGTCGCCTACGAGTGCTTGGCCGGCGCCCCGCCGTTCGTCCGCGACGACCAGGCCGCGCTGATGTGGGCCCACCTGAGCCAGTACCCCGCACCGCTCGCGGAGTCCCGCCGAGAACTGGCCGCGGCCGACCCGGTGATCATGAAGGCGGTGGCCAAGGATCCGGCCGACCGGTTCGCCACCGGCCGGGAGTTCACCACGGCGCTGGCGGCCGCCCTGACCGGCGTGGCTCCGGCGGCCCCGCCCGGCGACGACCTGCCGACCACGGTCGGCGTCCGCCCGGCGACCGGCACCGGTGGATCGGCCCCTTCGGCCGCCCCGTCCGGCCCGTCGGCCAGCCCTTCAGGCCCCTTCACCGGCCCGGGCTCGGCCCCGCACCACCCGTCCTCCCCGTCGGCCTTCGGGAACGCCGGACCGCCCGCCGGGCCGCCTCGGTCCGGGCCCCCGTCGGGTTCGCACCGGCGCCCGTCCGCCCCGAGCAACCGCAAGCCGGTGATCATCGCGCTGGTCGCCGCGGTGCTCGCGGTCGCCACCATCACCGGCGTCACCTGGGCGGTCCGGTCGAACAGTCAGGTCCAGGGTCAGGCGCAGGCCCAGCCGCCGAGCGCCGAGCACTCGCATGAGGCCGCGCTGGACGGCACCGGTTCGCCAGGCGGCAGCAGCGCATCCGCCGCGCCGGCCAACGTCTCGCCGAGCCCGGTGGAAAGCGCCGGCCCGCCGAGCACGGCGCCGCCGGAGACGGCGCCCACCGTCGCCGTTGCCCCGGCGCCGGCCGTGGCCATCCCCAGCATCGCCGGTGATCCGATTGCCGTCGGCGCGACCCCGGGGTACGTCGCGATCACTCCGGACGGCCGGTTCGCCTACATCGCCAACCGGGCGGCCAAGGTCGTCACCGTGCTGGACACCACGATCAACAAGGTGACGGCGACGATCCCGATCGACGCCGGACCGCCGCAGTTCATTGCCTTCTCG
This genomic window from Nakamurella multipartita DSM 44233 contains:
- a CDS encoding flavodoxin family protein, giving the protein MTDQRADFSSLTALFINTTLTRSPGISHTQRLIDISAGIMAKQGVTVDQFRAVDHRIATGVYPDMREHGWEVDEWPELFPRVLAADILVIGGPIWLGDNSSETKKIIERLYAHSGELNDKGQWLYYGRVGGCLITGNEDGIKHCASNVLYSLQHIGYSIPPQADAGWIGEAGPGPSYGDLLEDGTRAGVENDFTNRNTTFMTWNLLQLAAVLRQAGGFPAFGNQRKEWDAGTRFDFENPEYRS
- a CDS encoding zinc-dependent alcohol dehydrogenase; the protein is MTATTSTQPAPIPTTGSMRRAVAEPNDDVRLETAAIPTPAPGEVLVRSTLVGICGSDTHALAGHHPFLTSRYLPGHEATGTVVALGDGIESLFVGQRVLLKPNVACGDCANCAAGRSNACAQLSWIGCDPSLHWAGAMADYFVAPERNLFPVPDGVDDRTAVLVECLATPVHAVRISGDLTGARVVILGAGTIGVLCVVAARHAGAGAMVVTDLDPGKLDRARRVGAHGAVPADDPAVNERVLAQLGGPADVVLDCVTNERSLNQAVALLRRAGTLAVVGVPPRDATLPMPLIQDWEIRVQGCAAYTEADIRTALQIATDAGLPTDEIVAATYGLDEVASAFGQAAADSSGKVLIAPPRRG
- a CDS encoding eCIS core domain-containing protein; its protein translation is MARAASVERASSGGDGSVVGRWFLWRTTSGGGILSARAGLAHRERGLIRRVADRWRDPVGNRRQMSGRQGGSRSGLGDDRMTGSPDVPGPSGGAPAPVAIPGLSVPTPDGHAIRRLARTDDPLGGSPIDADLSAALGRRRGRGRPLPDGIARSISDAVGADPERVRIHTGAEPAALARSVQAVAFTQGSDIYFGSGAFSPHTVAGQRVLAHELAHTVQPAAGAGGIVGRAADPAEADADRRADTALRRLQRRAGVDAEGRVPEADRPRERAGSTAGIRRLVGFEVEISVPTIAVGTSTPVLAAGVNPPAPEIGNFFGGGLTYKQELGSIDGPDRTKITLTPDHNQLEGKGAEVFAALKEMSPRALAGATYVPLSNLEYGTPALDELAPGSDARFQAMASAIDAHTKTIMDADPQHVLSAIPNARGFRAGAPQKLIGTWLSGVPKSERFKTAWNEMAKLIKWEMYVQATVGIMPTGLASLYAQQAKDMQADPDAPDSALAAIKDGMDAIAALSATFDTQPFVTDLKLKPGDVQALRGVLTMAASYAVGNALGRTSLMSDTSKNSVQMLLKLARTGLVVDALPTYLKKFKGAGANEKVVALIDRAATWIHQMPQTWLDHWTDEPYEAEVTREPIYGRPTMDPVDATKALITDMLTGTATIPVIGPGDEGRLPKNDAAPAAVAAASGAQQGIPLEFRWITEFPDGPGELWKVFASVLRDVRAANLALIPESDAAPILAAVKKP
- a CDS encoding helix-turn-helix domain-containing protein codes for the protein MPSRGRPGPDPATPLTGRSPASEIVVPDLESSVRWHQHDFPHPLARWHTHPEVEVHLIRRSTGLAFVGDYIGPFGPGHFVLVGSQLPHNWLSDLEPDEMVAGRDVVLQIHPELVGRLALVLPEAAEAVNLFQSANRGIEYSGATARQAAVELEGVGQSSGLQRLQRIFGLLSLLARAPGAEQRPLSQATAAVPLDAPGQRKVDAVLRYITDNLAGEVRLEEAARTVGMTPSALSRFFTRAAGRGFADTVRRLRVIRACTLLFQTDRPIADICFEAGYQNLSNFNRQFRTETGLTPREYRRRLRVGTRLPPA
- a CDS encoding aspartate:alanine exchanger family transporter; this encodes MTEVLAGSPLLTIMVVVALGTLLGIVPFGPVKIGPAGALFVGLLFGALDPRLGQGLDLVRTLGLALFVYTVGLASGSVFFHSLRRQLPLMLSAIVVLAAATAVIMAVGRVMGLSSAIQGGTFAGALTSTPALASATAKAASNEPAVGYALSYPFGVVLTIVAMAVILNRSWPCPKDQPPLAAQALVDFTIEVQRPVRMSEVPGFAQHLVRFSYLRRDDRTRVVHEDEQFRPGDRVVVIAPAEMAAAACDFLGRKCRHHLAHDRSEVDYRRILISNPMIAGRSVGSLDIPQRYDGIITRVRRGDTELLAYDDLVVELGDRLRVVVPRRCMSDVGHYLGDSERKVSEVDALSLGIGLALGLLIGLITIPMPGSIKLSLGAAAGPLIVGMVLGRLERTGPIVWGLPNSANLTIRQLGLLLFLAATGLASGQAFASQAFTGLGLRVVVTGVIVVVLADLLMVVVARMFGTSPVRAAGLLAGFISQPAILAYGNAKVDDDRMDAGFTALFAIQMIAKVLLVQIIVAL
- a CDS encoding MFS transporter encodes the protein MSSRLPRSLIFGYAAIALFMTGDGFELTFLARYLVDLGYTPVDAALAFSVYGFVAAIAAWCSGVIAEMFGARRVMVVAGIAWLVLQVVLLSVGLNSGSLPLILLIYGARAAAYPMFIYSFVVLIAQTVDRSRLATAMGWYWAAYSLGIGVLGTYLPSWLLPVLGEQLTLWLALPWVASGVLLAAWSARRYGGTAQTAQTAPTGTEPASRLRELARGATILVENRPILILAVVRVICNLTLFGFPVIMPLYLSTTTYDGVGVLAVTQWMQLWGLMFAVTIVTNVLWGRIGDRFGWMRQMRWYGCVGCAVATLSFYYLPQWTGPNMWALSAAAVLLAVAVSAFVPMGAVFPALAPGHTGAAVSAHNLAAGVSTFLGPAIAMVLLPIAGIGGVCWAYAVLYLIGAGLTVFVRPDQPGIRSRRPVPATASASASASASASA